Sequence from the uncultured Flavobacterium sp. genome:
AAAGCGGTAGTAAAACAGAAGACACCAATAGCGCGAGTTTATGATGGTGATCAATCTTTTTATATTGACTATGAGGGTAATAAAATGCCTTTGTCGGACAATTTTACGTCGCGAGTTCCTCTTGTTTCAGGGGCAATAAATAAAAAAAATAACGAAGATTTAGCTGCTTTATTTCGCACAATTTATGACGATGCGTTTTTGAAAAAAAACATCATTGCAATACAAATTATGCCGAATGGCAGCCTAAAAATGTTTAATCGAAATTATAATTACGTCATCGATTTTGGCAGAACGATGAATGTTGATAAGAAATTTAGAAACTATAAAGCTTTTTTTCAAAAAGCAGTTTTAGATAGTTCGTTATACAAATACAATAAAATTGACCTTAGGTTTACGGAACAAGTAGTTTGCACAAAATAATAGAAAATGGAAAAAGATAACATTGCAGTAGGTCTAGATATTGGAACAACCAAAATAGTTGCCATGATAGGCAAGAAAAATGAGTATGGTAAGTTGGAAATTTTGGGTATTGGAAAATCCAAAAGTTTGGGAGTTGCACGTGGAGTTGTAAACAACATTACGCAAACTATTCAATCAATTCAGCAAGCAATACTTGAGGCAGAAAATAATTCAGGTTATAAAATTAAAGATGTCGTTGTTGGTATCGCAGGACAACACATAAGAAGTATACAGCATACAGATTACATCAGCCGTAATAATCCGGAGGAAGTAATTGGCGAAAAAGATATTCAGCTTTTGATTGACCAGGTTAATAAATTGGCCATGTTACCGGGAGAAGAAATTATTCACGTTTTGCCACAAGAATTTAAAATCGACGGACAATCTGAAATTAAAGAACCAATTGGAATGTACGGTGGAA
This genomic interval carries:
- a CDS encoding cell division protein FtsQ, with the protein product MKIFNWTNIRLFLILGLVLFLYSFAQHRNGDRKLKKSMVVFVGENTLFVKPETVNKLLIENKKDASSIRKDELDLNKIEKTLDTQDMIEKSDVFVSIDGVLKAVVKQKTPIARVYDGDQSFYIDYEGNKMPLSDNFTSRVPLVSGAINKKNNEDLAALFRTIYDDAFLKKNIIAIQIMPNGSLKMFNRNYNYVIDFGRTMNVDKKFRNYKAFFQKAVLDSSLYKYNKIDLRFTEQVVCTK